GGGGGTGAGTTCCTTTTTCTACCCCGAGACAAAGTGGAAATGGCATTGCTCAATTCAGCTGGCGCAGAGCTGAATTCCGCAATAAATAACCCCTTTTTTGGAGTTCTCTAAGTATCAAacgcttttcttttctttttcctttttcgcTTTGGAAAATATTTTCACTGATGTTGGATTTATGGGTTTGTGTTAACTGTAACCATATCAACTTGGTTTATACATTGATGAAATAAAGTTTCCAGCTGGATGTTGTACGAtacttgttaaagttatattgttggcaagagatttttttttttttttttgaagagcTTTTTCTTACATCTTTAATGTCTTTGCAATATATTGAGAATACCTGCATTCCTTGAATATTGGGAATGTTGTGTTgacaaattattcaaatattgatgtGTAAGAGTCTTACTGGTATAAAGGAAGTCTGAAACTCTTAGCATGGAAAATGTCTAGGGATAGCTTTCTATTCAACTGCAACATAACAAATTTTAAGTTCAAGTTCCATTTAAGGTCTTTATAATTATGTGGTAGAATTGTTGATAATTTAGATAACGGCTATGACTCAAGGTTTTGGATTGAGGTAGAGGTGGTAAATGGGTCAGGTTAGTTCATGGCTCAACACATGCATGACTTTTTGGCTTGACCTGTTTAACCTCAGACGAAAAACCCCAAGCCGTTTCAAACTTGCAGGCTAAGTGGGTTGTGTCCCGGGTTGTGAGGTAAGCCCCACGGGTTGGTCATGTGCAGTTTGGAATTGTAACGATTAAGTTCTTTTTTGGATGAGCAGATCCATTCAGTATGGTTTGCTATTGCAGCATGTCAAtatggttaaaaataataatttcatataattaaaaaaataaaatgttcattttCTAGGTTGCCTTATAAAAAACCCATTGATCGCCCTGTTAAGAGCCTATGAAGTACGGCTAAAAAACTATTAACTATGCCTCAAGTCTTGAAATTTTGCCAGATTGATCAGACACAAAAGTTCACCAAGCGATGGATGGGTCTTGACACAACCTAACATCTGAGTCTGATGAACCACTTTAGGATCAATTCGATAACACATTACCCCTTCTTGGTCTCTACTATTGATATGGGAATGACAGAGTGGCATTATTGGTTTGTAGGTGACTTGATGGGAGCGTTTGTGTCTTTTCACACATATTTTGTGTCAGTCAAAAAAAAcattggccaaaagacatatttccACCTAAGATTTATTACAAACCTAAACTAGTATCCgctaagtattaaaaatttaaatttctattcataaggtgttaaaattaatagaaacatttagtttcaagaataaaattattatttgatcagtaatatattaaaaataataaaatattatttattttttctttgagtttaaaaaactaatcattttcttacaaaattaaactttaaaaaatcactttttcctCTTACAGGTTTTGCATTTGTTGACCCTCTCGCCCTCCGGTGACCTTATCTCTCTCTAACGATGGTTCTCTCTTCACCCCCTTCCTTGACAACACCCTATAagtgagagtttgaatttttaatatttaacaggTACCAGTTTAGGTTTGCaatataccttaggtgggaatatgCTTTTGGCCACAAACATTTTATTATGTCCAGATAAATCATTTTGAGGTTTATTCTTGTTCCAAGTCGAGCTTCAAAACTATGAAAGGTCTTTATCTTCTCTTTAAACCAACAACTTTACCCGCCAAAACCCTTGTTGAACTTTCTCGCCAATCTAAAGAAACCcatttcatttctctcattCATTACTCCAAATCAATCAACCAACTCTGCCAAATCCATGCTCAAATTCTTCTACACAAACTCTTTCCAAACAGTCACATTACAACCCAGTTAATATCAGCTTCTTTTTTACTCAAATCCCTTCACTACTGCCCTTCCATCTTTAACCACTTCAACCCCAAAAATGCTTACGTTTTCAATGCTTTGATTCGTGGCCTTGCCGAAAATTCTTGTTTTCAAAGCTCTATTTCTCATTTTGTTCACATGTTGAGCTTAGGTGTTAAACCCATTAAGCTAACTTATCCATTCGTGTTGAAATCATCGACAAGTTTGCATCTTGATGATCTTGGTAGGGCCTTACACGGTGTGATTGTCAAAGTTGGGGTTGAGTTTGATAAGTTTGTTAGGATTTGTTTGGTTGATATGTATGTAAAATTTGAAGAACTGGAGTCGGGATTTAAGTTATTCGATGAAAGTCGTGGGAAGATTAATTTGTTGTGGAATGTGCTGATTGATGGGTGTTGTAAAGTTGGGGATATGGTGAAGACACTGGAGCTTCTTAAGGCAATGCCAGAGAGGAATTTGGGGTCGTGGAATAGTTTGATAGATGGGTTCATGAGGAATGGGGATACTGAGAGAGCAAGTTTGCTTTTTGAGCAAATGCCATATAAGAATGTGATTTCGTGGACCACAATGGTTAGTGGGTATTTACATAATGGAGAACATGAAAAAGAGTTACTCATGTTTTTTAGGATATTGGATGAGGGCGTAAGGGCAAATGATCATAGTGTTGTTACTGCTTTTTCGACTTCTGCTAAAGTTAGTGCCCTTGAAGTTGGATCAAgaattcataattatatttcaagCAACGGTTTTACCTTAAATGTAGCTATTGGGAATGCTTTGGTGgatatgtatgcaaaatgtggGAATATTGAGGCGGcaaatttggtttttgttgaGACAAAAGAGAAGGACATTCTTACTTGGACTGCTATGATATGGGGTTGGGCAATCCATGGACGTTTTGAGAGAGCTATCAATAGTTTCAAGTAGATGATGTACTCAGGTGTTTGAtcttataatgataaatttatattcatccTGTATTTTAGGATTCTTTTTAGTGACTTTAAGTTTCAATGTTTGCAGGTATAAAACTAGATGGGATTGTTTTCCTTGCAATATTAACTGCATGTTCATATGCTAGGCAAGTAAATATAGGACTTAACTTCTTTGACAGCATAAGGCTTGACTATTCCATTGAACCCACAATGAAGCATTATATATTGATTGTTGATATGTTAGGCAGGGCAGGCCGGCTAAACCAGACTTTGAAGTTCATTCAAAGAATGCCAATAGATCCTAATTTCTTGATGTGGGGAACACTCTTGTGCTCTTATAGGGTTTACAAGGACTATGAAATGGTCGCATTAGCCACACAGAGGATCTTGCAGCTTGAACCCACGCATCCTGGGAGCTATGTTCTCTTGTCAAACATTTATGCAGCAGTAGGGAGATGGGAAGATGGGAAGATGTTAAGAGAATGAGCAGATTAATAAAGAGTAGGTTATTAGAGAAAAATCTGGGATGTAGTTTTGTTGAGGTGGATGGCCAAGTGCACTATTTTGTAGCTGGTAATCATGATCATCAAGATGAAAAGGAGATATACTTAAAGTTAGACGAAATAATAATTGTTTCTAGAGGACTTGGATATATGCCTGGAACTAAATGGGTAGTACATaacattgaagaagaagaagacacaTCTAGAATTCATAGTGAGAAATTGGCGCTTGCCTTCAGCCTCATTCGAACTACTCCAGAAAGAACCATTAGGATTGTTAAGAGCCTTACAGTCTGTGGTGATTGCCATTCTCTGATGAAACATGCTAGCAAACTAAGCCGTAGAGAGATTGTCTTGAGTGATATAAAGCGATTCCATCATTTCAAAGACAGAATTTGCTCCTGTGGAGATTATTTGTaacaaaaacattgaaaatgCTTGATCATCTAGCATGAACTTAATGAAAACATATGTGTTAGGTGAGAAATCACATCATTCAAGAGCGCTTACTATGGATctttacaaatatatatgtgtgtggcAATTATAATAACTTGGTTATTTTCTTTGCTAAGCATGCCATTCCATTTGGCGTTACCGACACTAATGAGACAAGTCACTTAATTTCTGAATATGCAAATATTGAACTGTCTACACGGACATTGGTGGTGCAGCTGGTGTTGCCAAATCTGCTTATGTTGGTGTCTGTTAGTTACATGTGACATATTTGTTGATTAGAATTTCGATAGCATATGAGGAAACTTGTAAGTGTTTCTTGAGCCTTTCCCTATAAATTTCAGATATCTATACATTTTTGTATttctatatatacaaaaaatttcatTGTCTCTATTATTATCTCCCAAAATAGCAAATAGATGTTTACTTTTGTAGTCATCAAGCAAAGTTAGgtgttaaatatttatattggtTGTTCAAATTGTAGTTAGAATTGAGTGTCATTGAATTATCCAAAAGGCAAAAATCCGAAATAGGTTAGGTCTGGCCCATCATATTCTACTGTTTGTGGCTTGGagtatatgataaaataattgtagGTGATGGAGTATCCAATGATAAAACATCCTAGAATATAATCCTATTATATAagatattaattgatatttgcaATCAATTCATGCAAAATATAGGAATTGtgaatttgattataatattcgagttcaaataaaaagaatatatttaaaaagagATCTCTCTCAACCTAAAACTTATAAGTTTCTTTTTAAAGGTTTTAGTGGATTTTCAAGACGACTTATTATTTCGTAGTCATGATAAATCCTATAATTCAAACAACCAAAGAAATTTTCTTGAACTTCTATGATTTCTTGTTAATCATAATGAAGATGTATATGAGGTTGCTATCAAGAATGTTCCtaataatctcaaattaacaTAATCTATGATTCAAAAAGATATTATAAGTGTTGCTTCAAATGAAACTGTAAGtactatatttaaatatttagaagattatttattttttatattgactaATAAATCTCATGATATCTCTATAGGAGAACAAATGGTTATTGtcttgtattatattaataagaATGGATTTGTTGTAAAGTGTTTTCTAGGTGTTAAACACATTACCAGTACCACAACTCTCTCACTCTGTAATACCTTCAGGTacgtttcaggggtatttatgtcttttgatattgttttaagatatttccagttttaaatacatacatacatatatatatatatatatatatatatatatatatatatatatatatatatatggacaaaaagataaagttgTATTACATAgatttggatatatataaagagaaaaaaagacaaaacaaagaaacttcaagacttttccatctctgtgttacttggATTATTCCATTTAtgttagaaaacatcttttgggtttcCAAAATCATGTTctaataccaacttgtaacatccctcctcaTAAGTACTATCCACCggaggagaaatgttatgaattaatattcggaacgtctattatttatttatttatttattattatttttttttaaaactactttgaactcaactcattactgaaagtatttagaaattattctaagaaaattaaaaatctggaagcgaacaaaagatatatatatctcatatgaaagcGTCTAAAAACatgaagtaatcatatacaactgtacaatcatctcaaaaaggtcaaaagtcaacaagaacaaccagagataacctgttcCTGTCGGATCTATCTTTGCTAACCTAACTCTGCCTCACAGTTACCTTTATGTTATTACAACATCAACTCTTCAGTATTATTTTTTGATCTGTCACTATCACCACCCACCTTGGCCCTTAGTAGGAGTGAAACAACAAGCAAAGTTATTtcattgtatttattattatttttttgaaatgggATTGCTGAAGAGTTATGTTTATGTTAGAATGATGGGTCGAAATAGAGGGACAGTGAATGGAATTATGAACCAAAAGAAAGGAAGAGTTTAAAAGCATGACtatcaattgaaaatttcaGACACAAATATGAAgataagtaaaaatgaaagagtaatattatacgtatttattttaggtatataaatacatatatatatttatatgtattattatataattaattattattttatctttaattttaaatcatttaattatataatgatataaataagtttatatatatttatatatttaaaatatatatacataattttattaaaaattaaaatggtttaGTAGGTATTCCCAGTTTACAGTAATTTCTCTAGATTAAATGGAAATAAACtgcatcaaaattaaaaggtgATTTCTATTTGCCATTTTTTTGGGAATGgaaatttcccacccaaggtatgttgtattctcaagtttcccccctttaactatggaaataccaaatatCTACCTatgggctgttaaaaaaaacggattcaagggtaaaatcgtcattttatctataatattaacaataaattaaaatttaatccccGTTTCCCCCCCTGATCCCCAAAAaataaccatttccccctagaccaagttttgaaaaataacattcccgcccctaaggtttagttttcaatccccgacacCAAATCCGGAGCCATCGCCGACGACGAAGCCTTCCCGACGtaccaccatgctccgacgatctctcttctctcctctagAACACCGATCGACCCAGATCTGATGAAGACAACGACCTGAAatttgaagagcttcgtcgTCTTAACGTCTTCCCACATCTGGGCTGTCAAACATCGTCGTCTTTGTCTTCCCAAGGTCGTcgtcatcgtctgggaagatgaagagcttcgtctcccGACGAAACTCTTCAAATTTCAGGTCGTCGTCTTCTCCAGATCTGGGCCAATCGacgttccagaggagagaagagaggccgTCGCAGCATGGTGGTCCGTCGGGAAGGCTTCGTTGTCGGCGATGACTCTGGATTTGacatcggggattgaaaactaaaccctaaggggggagaatgctatttttcaaaacttggcctagggggaaatggttagtttttagggattaggggggaaaaagagataaaagtttaaggcgttagagttccgttaaatttaactgctcatgggtgggtatttgatattttcatagttaaagggggaaaCTGGACAAtgaagcataccttgggtgggaaatagtcctttggccatggaaatatgagaaaattacCATAGGTAACGGTGACCATGCATGATTTTGCTAATTGGTCCTTCAAAATCTCTAACTAACCCAGCTGTTACTACAGTCCTCGGATGATTCTGTCCCTCTTTCTGCTTTAGGCTTACACGaacaatccaaaaaaaaaaataaattcactgagtgaagaagagaaaatcCGAGACAATCCAAATCGCTCAGAATCGGATCCCCAACAAACAATACTTAATTTCTGAAATGGTGAAGAAGAAAGTGCCGGATTGGCTCAATAGTTCTCTCTGGTCCACCGCTCCTCCTCCTTCCGACGACGATCGCCTACACCGCCACTCCACTAAGCCAATCGCCACCGCCACCGTGGATCCACCGCATGTTACCGCCGCCGCTCCTGTTCCCGCACGTCCTCCTCAAGCTCCTGCTCCTGCTCCTGTTCCCGCACGTCCTCCTCAAGCTCCTGCCGTCGGTTCGACAGTTCAAAAAGAGCCTCCGAAGCCACACGTCATAGTACACAATAGTGATAGCAACAGCAATAACCATAGAAATGATGATGGAATGGACAATTCTGCTCAGGCTTTGCTCTTGCccgaggtttttttttttttttaacttttgtttattttacttttttacttTATGATTTGTTAGGTTATTCTACAGTGCAGTACACTAGTGATACTGGTATATTTAGAATAATATGTTGATAGAAACTTAATTGGGCTGTATTTATACTGGTACATTGAGGAATGGTAGATGTTTTCATGTTGTGATTATGTGGATGTGTGAATTTCCAGCTGTCGAAGAAAGTGATAAATATGAGGGAATTACGGAGGATAGCTTCACAGGGCATACCTGATGGCGGGGGCATTCGATCGACTGTCTGGAAGGTGTTATTCATTTCTTGAGTTTTAGTAGAAACGAATGCTACTGATTTTTTGTGGAGTATGTTAGGGTTAAACGTTCAATTTTTGACTAATGTAATCACTGTGGCAGCTCTTACTGGGTTATTTACCACCAGAGCGTGGGATTTGGTCATCTGAATTAGCCAAGAAGAGGTCTCAGTACAAGCACTTCAAGGAGGAGCTTTTGATGAATCCTGTAAGCAGTAtttgcatttagttttggttttttatttgtaatttgtttGGGTGGTTTCTGAATGTTGATGTGGCTAGTCAGTCAGAAATTACAAGGAAGTTGGAAAAATCTGATAATGATGACCCCAAAAGTGAAAGTAGAGGTATGCTCTCAAGATCAGAAATTACTCACGGGGAGCATCCTTTGAGCCTTGGAAAGACCAGCATCTGGAATCAATTTTTTCAGGTATCTCAATCACTTGAGAATTAGTTTTGAATTGTGTGCTTGAAACATCAACTTGCTTTTATGTTTAAGAAACTAGCTATTCTGTATTTGATTTGTATGAGGTATAATCACATTCATAACACATGTTCAAACATTTAAGACAAATTGATAGTCCTTTTTTGTgacaaataagttaaatttatttatgtttgccTACCTTTGATTTGAGGTCAAACATGTCTTCACTTTGTGCGTCATGTGTCTTCCTTATTAGGAGTCCATAATAATGACTTTTGGTGTTGCTAAGTATAAAACAATATAAGCAGGTGTATGCATTCGTGACATACTTATGAAATATCTGGTTTTATTTTTGGCCATGTAGGACACAGAAATCATGGAGCAGATTGATCGAGATGTAAAGCGCACTCATCCAGACCTGCATTTTTTCTCTGGAGACTCCCCTTTTGCAAAATCTAATCAGGTTCATGCTTGTGTTGggatcaaaatttgatataactACAGTCCAGATCACGGACTTATATATATCTCTCATTTTCAGGAGGCTTTGAAGAATATATTAACTGTCTTTGCAAAGTTAAATCCTGGTATTAGATATGTCCAAGGGATGAATGAAATTTTGGCACCTCTGTTCTATGTATTCAGAAATGACCCTGATGAGGAATTTGCGGTAAGTATATTTAGTTTctttctaaaataaaacaagtttCTTTTTgccttattaaaaatttttccctTTGGGTGGGTTAAATGATTATGTTTCACTGGTTTCAAAGTttcgaatttaagtttaatcTGCTCAAGTGTTggattacaaaaataaatagaataattcaatttaatgcTTGAATTTTTGTGAATGTTCTTTTCATCAccattttgtttgatttacATAAAGGGATCCTTGGCCTTACTTATCTATATGAAAAGCAATGTGCTTTGAAAGAGATCCATAATGGAGTTATCTCCTTAGATGCACTTTGGACATATGACACTGTATCTGACTTCATACAACAGAAATGGATTACACATGGACAAGTGCTCTATGGGCACCTTAACTTTTGAGGGCACATATCAACCTGGTTTCCTTACCCAATAAACGTTAAACCTTACAGTCTATGCTATACTGATATAGCCTGAGTCATCTGTTGAGTGGTTAATTGCTGCAAGATGTATATTACCGACATACTCAAGTTACTGCAACCATGCCTTCTGAAAGAGTGTTAGGTAATATTGCGGACACACCACTCTAATCTTGGTAGGATGTGGTTGTGGGTATAAGTTTGATAATCATCTCCACAGAATAACCTGTTTATGATAGTGTTGACCTGCACTCCACCTTCTCACTCTTTCTTTCCTCATGTGAGTGGTGTAATGCTATGTTTAGCAAGCCATGGGCTCAGAAGAAACTACACAGAGCAAAATTACAGCAGTCACCACTGGCACAGAATGCTAACATCAATTTGAAAGTGCACCTTCATCATTTTTGTGACAAATCTGAATAGGATCCCTCATCATCTAACAGAAAATAGATCCTGCAGATAGCATTGAGGCAACCTCTTGGCATAGATCAATGAATGATTGCCTGTGTGAACTCTTGCACAACCCTTGTTGTTGTTGATTGAAACCCTATGAAGCTTATTATCAATGGAAAACTTTTATGAAACCAAAGTAGTTAATGATCATTAGAAATGAGTGTATCTATGAGTATCTATCTTGTGCCAAAAAGTGCATCCTCTTTATTCAAAGACCATGAATGCAATAGGTAGAAAATACTTTCACTATAATGCTATGATGTGACAACGAGATCTTGTTGAAACTAGTACATGTAAGCAGATCTAAGAAGTTTTGAGAcctataaacataatttatttttgtagtgTAGAATATACCTTTCTGGAAAACAGCATTGAGGCAACCTCATAGCAAAGTTAACGAGGTTATATACATAAGCCCTTTAGTAACCTTAGAGATCAAGTCTATGAACACAAGGAAAACTTGTGCCTAACCAAAGTACTCAATTGTTAGAAGTATACTAGTATATCTAGATAGGAGTATTGACTTTTGTGCAGAAATATAATCTACTCTGTTACACAAGAAATATAAAGGGGAAAGAAAATTCATGTATTGTATTTTATGATAGGGGTAATTGTAGGTGACCTCCACGGGTTACACAAATTAGTAGTAAGGACCCATTTTTGGGAAATGGGAATTCCCATTTTGATGATCTGTTTGGTTAAGCTGTCAGAAAAAGTTGTTGAAGACATGAAATGACCAATTTACCCCTCATACATCTGCAAGGATATTAACGTACCATTTAACCTTGAGCAATAAAACATTTGACAAAACCACCCCTTATCTTCACCAACTCAATATTCATCATTTCTTATCACTTTTTCATGTTTTCTCActtccaaaataaaacaaaagctCAAAATTGATCATTATCActtaaaaagatttattaacaatgaaaaaattaaatcatatgacTTCAGTCTAAGAAAGCCCTTATTATTTCATAATCAACATCCTCGAGCACTATA
Above is a genomic segment from Mangifera indica cultivar Alphonso chromosome 3, CATAS_Mindica_2.1, whole genome shotgun sequence containing:
- the LOC123210142 gene encoding TBC1 domain family member 13-like, coding for MVKKKVPDWLNSSLWSTAPPPSDDDRLHRHSTKPIATATVDPPHVTAAAPVPARPPQAPAPAPVPARPPQAPAVGSTVQKEPPKPHVIVHNSDSNSNNHRNDDGMDNSAQALLLPELSKKVINMRELRRIASQGIPDGGGIRSTVWKLLLGYLPPERGIWSSELAKKRSQYKHFKEELLMNPSEITRKLEKSDNDDPKSESRGMLSRSEITHGEHPLSLGKTSIWNQFFQDTEIMEQIDRDVKRTHPDLHFFSGDSPFAKSNQEALKNILTVFAKLNPGIRYVQGMNEILAPLFYVFRNDPDEEFAASAEADTFFCFVELLSGFRDHFCQQLDNSVVGIRSTITKLSQLLKEHDEELWRHLEVTTKVNPQFYAFRWITLLLTQEFNFADCLHIWDTLLSDPEGPLESLLRICCAMLILIRRRLLAGDFTSNLKLLQNYPPTNISHLLYVANKLRSRSTA